Proteins encoded by one window of Chondromyces crocatus:
- a CDS encoding ATP-grasp domain-containing protein, which produces MAEKIGVLVGWEHSFPKAFIERCNKIPGIQAELAKLGGTAERFESPYRVLIDRISHEVKHYRFYLKAAVLGGAFVINDPFWWSADDKFFGYSLASQLGVAIPRTVMLPQQDYIPAISKDRSLRNLEYPLNWEAIVDYVGFPAILKPADGGGWKDVTVVRSPAELLAAYNASGLNVMTLQQFIDFDDYIRCICVGQDRILPIQYNPKEIGPTGLRGRYVPREEDRWLPQDLHDRVINDAITINKALRYDMNSVEFAVKDGVPYAIDFTNPAPDMHVEHLGERYFNISIDWMVEFAVAAAKEGRKTRDSYHWAKLIDPNVEKIRFGSTT; this is translated from the coding sequence ATGGCGGAGAAAATCGGCGTCCTCGTGGGCTGGGAACACTCGTTCCCCAAGGCCTTCATCGAGAGGTGCAACAAGATCCCTGGGATCCAGGCCGAACTCGCGAAACTCGGCGGCACGGCGGAGCGCTTCGAGAGCCCTTACCGCGTGCTCATCGACCGCATCAGCCACGAGGTGAAGCACTACCGCTTCTACCTGAAGGCGGCGGTCCTGGGCGGCGCCTTCGTGATCAACGATCCCTTCTGGTGGAGCGCAGACGACAAATTCTTCGGCTACTCGCTCGCCTCCCAGCTGGGTGTCGCCATCCCGCGCACGGTGATGCTCCCCCAGCAAGACTACATCCCGGCCATCTCCAAGGATCGCAGCCTCCGCAACCTGGAGTATCCGCTGAACTGGGAGGCGATCGTCGACTACGTGGGCTTCCCCGCCATCCTCAAGCCGGCCGACGGCGGCGGATGGAAGGACGTGACGGTGGTCCGCTCGCCCGCAGAGCTGCTTGCGGCATACAATGCCTCCGGGCTCAACGTGATGACCTTGCAGCAGTTCATCGACTTCGATGACTACATCCGCTGCATCTGCGTCGGCCAGGATCGGATCCTGCCCATCCAGTACAACCCCAAGGAGATCGGTCCGACGGGGCTCCGGGGCCGCTACGTCCCGCGCGAGGAGGACAGGTGGCTTCCTCAGGATCTGCACGACCGGGTGATCAACGACGCGATCACCATCAACAAGGCGCTCCGGTACGACATGAACTCGGTCGAGTTCGCCGTGAAGGACGGGGTCCCGTACGCGATCGACTTCACGAACCCGGCCCCCGACATGCATGTCGAGCACCTGGGCGAGCGCTACTTCAACATCTCCATCGACTGGATGGTCGAGTTCGCCGTGGCCGCTGCAAAAGAGGGGCGCAAGACGCGCGACAGCTATCACTGGGCGAAGCTGATCGACCCCAACGTCGAGAAGATACGGTTCGGAAGCACGACGTGA
- a CDS encoding class I SAM-dependent methyltransferase, translating into MPPIHPLLRSPERRPSPCLALIAATFLLTACAPPPAAPASPSSASPDATAPSTPPASATSTRPAPSHGHGPDQSAPRHGAAQAPHGPDAHAHDHHGHDHAAGHAHGPLVHRFERADDWTAQFDSPDRDAWQKPTDVVAAMGITPGMTVADIGAGTGYFLPHLVRAVGPTGKVLALDVEADMVRYLKERATRERLTTVQPRLVPYDDPQLQPASVDRILIVDTWHHIPDRPQYTQKLRDGLKPGGILVVVDFTETARRGPPKHHRISPDQVATELKAGGLVPTRANVDLPDQYVVLGRRP; encoded by the coding sequence ATGCCGCCGATCCACCCTCTTCTCCGCAGCCCGGAACGCCGCCCCTCCCCTTGCCTCGCGCTCATCGCGGCGACCTTCCTCCTCACCGCCTGTGCCCCGCCTCCAGCCGCCCCTGCCTCGCCCTCCTCGGCCTCACCCGACGCGACCGCCCCCTCGACCCCCCCCGCCTCGGCTACATCGACCCGCCCTGCTCCCTCGCACGGTCATGGCCCTGACCAATCCGCCCCACGCCACGGAGCTGCTCAGGCCCCACACGGCCCGGACGCTCATGCCCATGACCACCACGGCCACGACCACGCCGCAGGCCATGCCCACGGCCCCCTCGTCCACCGCTTCGAGCGCGCCGACGACTGGACCGCTCAGTTCGACAGCCCCGACCGCGACGCCTGGCAGAAACCGACCGACGTCGTGGCGGCCATGGGGATCACCCCTGGCATGACCGTCGCCGATATCGGCGCGGGCACCGGCTACTTCCTTCCTCATCTCGTGCGTGCGGTCGGCCCCACCGGCAAAGTCCTCGCCCTCGACGTCGAAGCCGACATGGTCCGCTACCTGAAGGAGCGCGCCACCCGCGAGCGCCTCACCACCGTCCAGCCTCGGCTCGTCCCCTACGACGACCCCCAGCTCCAGCCGGCTTCCGTCGACCGCATCCTCATCGTCGACACCTGGCACCACATCCCGGACCGCCCCCAGTACACCCAGAAACTCCGCGACGGCCTCAAGCCGGGCGGCATTCTCGTGGTGGTCGACTTCACCGAGACCGCCCGCCGCGGACCCCCGAAACACCACCGCATCTCCCCTGACCAGGTCGCCACCGAACTGAAAGCGGGAGGCCTCGTCCCCACCCGCGCCAACGTCGACCTCCCCGACCAGTACGTCGTGCTCGGCCGACGCCCATGA
- a CDS encoding protein kinase domain-containing protein: protein MSVREGLLEVGARIDDRYEVLGYLGSGGHSIVYDARQLITTQRVALKLLRLETLNRSRDAKAQAARFEREMQVIAQLNHPHIVRLLDAGRLPDERLYLALEFVEGETLTSLTQKRGGVDAVEARRLMLQVLDALVYAHERGVIHRDLKPHNIMVTGSGARRYAKVLDFGIAALVGDARNEDYRALTAPGEFNGTPAYMAPEQLVQGAPISASDLYAWGLTFIECITGVPVMRDASVAEVIFRQLSTDPIPLPAPLRGHPLGAVLARATAKNVGQRFASAREAYDALERCDVSGLPWPLPPGEGGRAVAIPPSPNDPTSEFMMPDPTGATLEVSRTKTPPGSHPPIASAPTMALAGRNPLSSGMSSGSVGPLSSLQRSIPHAPSYAPVPSSQSHAPVPPSQATTARPQATGNPLGMSAPHGIHSSGQPMSVASNSIQGRQGPMSVRGERRQLTILLCGLADVDSVSATLDPEAFHDLVQTFQAMCAVVIEAHGGVVVRHPSEGVLAYFGFPVAQEDDAQRAVQTALDLVEQVPRQGAEAGLSVPLAVRVGVHAGLVVITDSEAQPSLVGPTLAVVTHLLERAAPGVALTSRSVQRRVEGYFRFERFGEGTPRGSTQPLEMFVIQGRTLARDRLDTRGLSPMTGRDEELRQLMARWEKAARGAGQVTLLSGEAGIGKSRTVRAFRELLASEEHRWMEARSSPQLQNSAFYPFIELLRDLLAEGDRDPLSSSSVTTSSGPESVRDPRTLTGELRLSLLERLLAKVDAGPLAVPLIAALLGIPTGGRHPIVQLTPQRQRQETIAALVQLFLGLSDQQPLVLVAEDLHWADPSSLELLGLLIEETRHAPVLLLLTARPTFNQPWPVRTHMSHLPLGPLGADDSERLVGYLASAWGGERAPLGPDVIRNLAARSDGVPLFAEELTKMVLESSSARASSDGAVEIPATLQDSLMARLDRLGPAKEVAQLGAVLGRSFRYDVLEQVAIGHGNQPALLSSADTSALRHALGQLVDAELVFQRGRPPRATYTFKHALVQDAAYQSLLRSTRQQVHACIAEVLSVRFPDTPSELLAHHYTEAALIPQAVAAWQRAGEAALVASAHAETLHHLRRGLELLKQLPETIERAREEITLQITLGVALMITRGYGAPEVEAAYAHAHALCRKVGSSPQLFPALWGLWIFYHVRGDYVIAEQHGEQLLELAEATNDSGILLGAHQALGATRFLRGRLREARDHFNRALDIYDPAKHLPLAFLFGQDAAAFSLSHLSWLAFHLGEPERARAHASEALALCDELNQPVSRGFALHFVASLGCLLGDIEMAESNARTVLQLSEEVSMPHWKALAEIDLGWAASIRGDHRGGAQRIRGGLESMVNGAGSRVSYTEWRSAQIEAEIGAGHLDEARALLDDALAFVDSHDERYFEPELYRLVGVLALARGGERAREEADEAFKKALSIAERQGALGLATRITRSMAQLPPVESSKPSRS, encoded by the coding sequence ATGTCCGTGCGGGAAGGTTTGTTGGAGGTCGGCGCGCGCATCGACGACCGCTACGAGGTACTCGGGTACCTCGGCAGCGGCGGTCACAGCATCGTGTACGACGCGCGCCAGCTCATCACCACCCAGCGCGTGGCGCTCAAGCTGCTCCGGCTCGAGACGCTGAACCGCTCGCGTGATGCCAAGGCGCAGGCCGCGCGCTTCGAGCGGGAGATGCAGGTCATCGCCCAGCTGAACCACCCGCACATCGTGCGGCTCCTGGATGCCGGACGGCTCCCCGACGAGCGGTTGTACCTGGCCCTCGAGTTCGTCGAGGGGGAGACGTTGACCAGCCTCACCCAGAAGAGAGGTGGCGTGGACGCCGTCGAGGCACGGCGGCTGATGCTGCAGGTCCTGGATGCGCTGGTCTATGCGCACGAACGCGGTGTCATCCACCGCGATCTGAAGCCGCACAACATCATGGTCACGGGCTCCGGCGCGCGACGGTACGCCAAGGTGCTCGATTTCGGCATCGCCGCGCTGGTGGGTGACGCCCGAAACGAGGACTACCGGGCGCTGACCGCTCCAGGTGAGTTCAACGGGACTCCGGCCTACATGGCGCCGGAGCAGCTCGTTCAAGGGGCACCGATCAGCGCCTCCGATCTCTACGCCTGGGGGTTGACGTTCATCGAGTGCATCACAGGGGTGCCGGTGATGCGTGACGCTTCCGTCGCCGAGGTGATCTTTCGTCAGCTCAGCACGGATCCCATCCCCCTCCCCGCTCCCTTGCGCGGCCACCCGCTGGGCGCCGTTCTCGCGAGGGCGACGGCGAAGAACGTGGGGCAGCGCTTCGCGTCGGCGCGTGAAGCTTACGACGCGCTGGAGCGCTGTGACGTCAGCGGTCTGCCGTGGCCCCTCCCTCCTGGCGAAGGCGGCAGGGCGGTCGCGATCCCTCCCAGCCCGAACGATCCCACGAGCGAGTTCATGATGCCCGATCCGACCGGCGCCACGCTGGAGGTGTCGCGCACGAAGACTCCTCCAGGGAGTCATCCGCCGATCGCCTCGGCGCCCACGATGGCCCTCGCCGGTCGTAACCCGCTCTCTTCGGGCATGTCGTCCGGGAGCGTCGGGCCCCTGTCCTCCTTGCAGAGGTCGATTCCCCACGCCCCGTCGTACGCGCCCGTCCCCTCGTCCCAGTCGCACGCGCCAGTCCCGCCGTCTCAAGCGACCACCGCTCGCCCTCAGGCGACCGGGAACCCGCTCGGCATGTCGGCGCCGCACGGAATCCATTCGAGCGGGCAACCCATGTCGGTCGCCTCGAACAGCATCCAGGGTCGACAGGGGCCCATGTCGGTGCGCGGCGAGCGACGCCAGCTCACCATCCTGCTCTGCGGGCTCGCCGACGTCGACAGTGTCTCGGCCACGCTCGACCCGGAGGCGTTTCACGATCTCGTGCAGACCTTCCAGGCCATGTGCGCGGTGGTGATCGAGGCGCACGGCGGCGTCGTGGTGCGACATCCGAGCGAAGGCGTCCTCGCGTACTTCGGGTTCCCTGTCGCCCAGGAAGACGATGCCCAGCGCGCCGTGCAGACCGCGCTCGATCTCGTGGAGCAAGTGCCTCGCCAGGGCGCCGAGGCGGGGCTCAGCGTCCCCCTCGCCGTGCGCGTCGGCGTTCACGCCGGGCTGGTGGTGATCACGGACAGCGAAGCCCAGCCATCTCTCGTCGGCCCGACCCTCGCCGTGGTCACGCACCTGCTGGAGCGTGCAGCCCCCGGTGTGGCGCTCACGAGCCGGAGCGTCCAGCGCCGCGTCGAGGGATACTTCCGGTTCGAGCGCTTCGGTGAGGGGACGCCGCGCGGGAGCACGCAACCGCTGGAGATGTTCGTGATCCAGGGGCGCACCCTGGCGCGTGATCGCCTCGATACCCGCGGTCTCAGCCCCATGACCGGGCGCGACGAAGAGCTGCGACAGCTCATGGCGCGGTGGGAAAAGGCGGCGAGGGGCGCGGGCCAGGTGACGCTTCTCAGTGGAGAGGCTGGCATCGGGAAATCGAGGACGGTGCGCGCCTTTCGTGAGCTGCTCGCCTCCGAAGAGCACCGATGGATGGAGGCGCGCAGCTCCCCGCAGCTCCAGAACAGCGCCTTCTATCCGTTCATCGAGCTGCTCCGCGATCTGCTGGCCGAAGGTGACCGGGATCCGCTCTCCAGCTCCTCGGTGACCACGTCGTCCGGCCCGGAGAGCGTGCGCGATCCTCGCACGCTGACGGGTGAGCTGCGCCTCTCGCTGCTCGAGCGCCTTCTCGCCAAGGTCGACGCTGGACCGCTGGCCGTGCCGCTCATCGCCGCGCTGCTCGGCATCCCGACGGGTGGACGCCACCCGATCGTGCAGCTCACCCCCCAGCGGCAGCGCCAGGAGACCATCGCCGCCCTGGTCCAGCTTTTCCTCGGCCTCTCCGACCAGCAGCCCCTGGTCCTCGTTGCCGAGGACCTGCACTGGGCCGACCCCTCCAGCCTCGAGCTGCTGGGGCTGCTCATCGAAGAGACACGTCACGCCCCCGTCCTGCTCTTGCTCACGGCGCGCCCCACGTTCAACCAGCCCTGGCCCGTACGCACGCACATGAGCCACCTCCCGCTCGGCCCCCTGGGCGCCGACGACAGCGAGCGGCTCGTCGGCTACCTCGCGAGCGCCTGGGGCGGGGAGCGCGCTCCCCTGGGCCCGGACGTGATCCGCAACCTCGCGGCGCGCAGCGACGGCGTCCCGCTCTTCGCAGAGGAGCTGACCAAGATGGTGCTGGAGTCCTCCAGCGCCCGCGCCTCCTCCGACGGCGCCGTCGAGATCCCGGCCACCCTCCAGGACTCGTTGATGGCGCGCCTCGACAGGCTCGGCCCCGCGAAGGAAGTCGCCCAGCTCGGGGCGGTCCTCGGCCGCTCCTTCCGCTACGACGTCCTCGAACAGGTCGCGATCGGCCACGGCAACCAACCTGCGCTGCTGTCCTCCGCGGACACCTCGGCCTTGCGGCACGCCCTCGGCCAGCTCGTCGACGCCGAGCTGGTCTTCCAGCGCGGCCGCCCCCCTCGCGCGACGTACACGTTCAAGCACGCCCTGGTCCAGGATGCCGCGTACCAGTCGCTCCTCAGGAGCACCCGACAGCAGGTCCATGCCTGCATCGCCGAGGTGCTCTCGGTCCGGTTCCCGGACACGCCCTCCGAGCTGCTCGCGCACCACTACACCGAGGCCGCACTCATCCCCCAGGCCGTCGCCGCGTGGCAGCGGGCCGGCGAGGCCGCCCTCGTCGCCTCCGCGCATGCAGAGACGCTCCACCACCTGCGTCGCGGCCTGGAGCTCCTGAAGCAGCTCCCAGAGACCATCGAACGCGCCAGGGAGGAGATCACCCTCCAGATCACCCTCGGTGTCGCGCTGATGATCACCCGCGGGTACGGCGCTCCCGAGGTCGAAGCGGCGTACGCCCATGCGCACGCCCTCTGCCGCAAGGTCGGCTCTTCACCGCAGCTCTTCCCTGCCCTCTGGGGACTCTGGATTTTTTACCATGTGCGCGGCGACTACGTGATCGCCGAGCAGCATGGAGAGCAGCTCCTCGAGCTTGCGGAGGCCACGAACGACTCCGGCATCCTGCTCGGCGCGCACCAGGCCCTCGGCGCCACCCGCTTCCTCCGCGGGCGCCTGCGCGAAGCGCGCGACCACTTCAACCGCGCACTCGACATCTACGATCCTGCCAAGCACCTGCCGCTCGCCTTCCTCTTCGGGCAGGACGCGGCCGCGTTCAGCCTGTCGCATCTTTCCTGGCTCGCCTTCCACCTCGGCGAGCCCGAGCGCGCCCGGGCCCACGCGTCCGAAGCGCTCGCCCTCTGCGACGAGCTGAACCAGCCCGTGAGCCGGGGCTTCGCGCTGCACTTCGTGGCGTCCCTGGGGTGCCTCCTCGGCGACATCGAGATGGCCGAGAGCAACGCGCGCACCGTCCTGCAGCTCTCCGAGGAGGTCAGCATGCCCCACTGGAAGGCTCTCGCCGAGATCGACCTCGGCTGGGCTGCGTCCATCCGGGGTGACCACCGTGGAGGAGCCCAGCGCATCCGCGGCGGCCTCGAGTCGATGGTCAACGGCGCCGGGAGCCGCGTCAGCTACACCGAGTGGCGGTCTGCTCAGATCGAGGCCGAGATCGGCGCGGGCCACCTCGACGAAGCCCGCGCTCTGCTCGATGACGCGCTCGCGTTCGTCGACTCCCACGACGAGCGCTACTTCGAGCCGGAACTCTACCGCCTGGTCGGCGTCCTCGCCCTCGCCCGGGGTGGGGAGCGCGCCCGCGAAGAAGCCGACGAAGCCTTCAAGAAGGCCCTCTCCATCGCCGAGCGTCAGGGGGCCCTGGGGCTCGCCACGCGCATCACCCGATCGATGGCGCAGCTCCCTCCGGTCGAATCTTCGAAGCCCTCCCGATCCTGA
- a CDS encoding transglycosylase SLT domain-containing protein gives MRQGARRAAYAIGVGAIAGMVIGAGSASTSFRASIHAAYRAFRDPTLVEGRAPVGAAAAATPPIACAPVLPTEDPEALKAWIARDFEPPADEDLDDPDGATIASLAMPDLRMPLTRRTMRFVRFFGRTEEGRAAFLQRFRRASAYRDVIEHALREAGLPEDLMWLAGIESSFDPRAVSPAGAAGLWQFMPRTGEVYGLYQDEWVDERRSLVRATTAAVAHLRDLHERFGRWDLALAAYNAGYERIFDALEHVTATRDPGERGPIGVAELAQAGAIPSETASYVPQIMAFALIAANRTRFGLDQPDLEASRPMQFGEIAVPAGTRLRTLARAAGVSVAVLREFNPQLLRDRVPTTGGDYLVSLPADRVARTMATFPAYHDHEVVAGAEEDGDALDAAMQAGWSGGFGSEAGAARSGARFEEESLPARPAALGRNRLPAFFPPGQLPSAMPLLGDARGTQARLPVMLVGGGVGWQRNFEEDPLGILSGRLPRRGRLKGREAQIEKQLLAGLGEERLPRLWLPGGIAVEIRRDPSAPFVALSLGVTGAELGAKGADGGRGGSGTGSVGESRYTITVAPRDLDVGLSLVAGRLRLLVDEASPERLAGLRRRAGGAQREALLQAPYGRAWLALGEALFPQGHPLEGTVLGARDNPEVARDLLVAESLRRERQGGKPVISISGDLTRAQVEEALARAFGHAARELEASVAPPLREQRVLVEDTVPGPRLFYGWLGVGEGEAGEASLRVAMEILIGTRVARLSKVLVTEGQVAAEVKGRLEVAPRGSVAALEIAPAAGRDASHVEQRLEAELLSLATTGPSWNELSLAKILLKHRIEREVGRGKSGASGAAVPAPGMAPPLTGFRLRDALSPGSVERLLSDLEDVSQTTVRQAVRRTFDRRHRVIVSAWPRGAAARAASGGPLPMAATSGGPPPTAQADPEVTKPP, from the coding sequence ATGAGGCAAGGCGCACGCCGCGCTGCGTACGCGATCGGAGTGGGCGCGATTGCCGGGATGGTGATCGGCGCCGGCAGCGCCTCGACTTCGTTCCGGGCCTCGATCCACGCTGCGTACAGGGCGTTTCGAGATCCGACGCTGGTCGAGGGTCGCGCCCCCGTGGGTGCCGCTGCGGCGGCCACGCCTCCGATCGCGTGCGCGCCTGTGTTGCCGACGGAGGATCCGGAGGCGCTCAAGGCCTGGATTGCGCGTGATTTCGAGCCGCCGGCCGATGAGGATCTGGATGATCCGGACGGGGCGACGATCGCCAGCCTGGCGATGCCGGATCTGCGGATGCCGCTGACGCGGCGGACGATGCGGTTCGTGCGGTTCTTCGGGCGGACCGAGGAGGGGCGCGCGGCGTTCTTGCAGCGGTTCCGCCGGGCGTCGGCGTACCGGGACGTGATCGAGCACGCGCTGCGGGAGGCAGGGCTCCCCGAGGATCTGATGTGGCTGGCCGGGATCGAGAGCAGCTTCGATCCGCGGGCGGTGTCGCCGGCAGGGGCCGCGGGGCTGTGGCAGTTCATGCCCAGGACCGGCGAGGTGTACGGTCTGTACCAGGATGAGTGGGTCGACGAGCGGCGCAGCCTGGTGCGGGCGACGACGGCTGCCGTGGCCCACCTGCGGGATCTGCACGAGCGGTTCGGTCGCTGGGATCTCGCGCTCGCGGCGTACAACGCGGGGTACGAGCGGATCTTCGACGCGCTGGAGCACGTGACGGCCACCCGCGATCCCGGGGAGCGAGGGCCGATCGGGGTGGCGGAGCTGGCGCAGGCGGGAGCGATCCCGAGCGAGACCGCGAGCTACGTGCCGCAGATCATGGCCTTCGCGTTGATCGCGGCGAACCGGACGCGGTTCGGGCTGGATCAGCCGGACCTGGAGGCGAGCCGGCCGATGCAGTTCGGGGAGATCGCGGTGCCGGCAGGGACGCGGCTCCGGACGCTGGCGCGCGCGGCGGGTGTGTCGGTGGCGGTGCTGCGCGAGTTCAATCCGCAGCTCCTGCGCGATCGGGTGCCGACGACAGGGGGAGATTACCTGGTGTCGCTGCCCGCGGATCGGGTGGCGCGCACGATGGCGACGTTCCCCGCGTACCACGACCACGAGGTGGTGGCGGGCGCGGAGGAGGACGGGGACGCGCTCGACGCAGCGATGCAAGCCGGGTGGAGCGGCGGCTTCGGGAGCGAGGCGGGGGCGGCGCGCAGTGGGGCGCGGTTCGAGGAGGAATCGTTGCCCGCGCGGCCGGCAGCGCTGGGGCGCAACCGGTTGCCGGCGTTCTTTCCGCCAGGTCAGCTTCCTTCGGCGATGCCGCTGCTCGGTGACGCGCGGGGTACGCAGGCACGGTTGCCGGTGATGCTGGTGGGGGGTGGTGTCGGCTGGCAGCGCAACTTCGAGGAGGATCCGCTGGGGATCCTGAGCGGACGGCTACCGCGACGGGGGCGGTTGAAGGGGCGGGAGGCGCAGATCGAGAAGCAGCTCCTCGCCGGGCTGGGGGAAGAGCGGCTGCCGCGGTTGTGGTTGCCCGGGGGGATCGCGGTCGAGATCCGGCGGGATCCGTCGGCCCCCTTCGTGGCGCTGAGCCTGGGAGTGACGGGCGCGGAGCTGGGCGCGAAGGGTGCCGACGGGGGGCGCGGGGGCAGCGGTACGGGCTCGGTGGGAGAGTCCCGGTACACGATCACGGTGGCGCCGCGCGATCTCGATGTCGGTCTGTCGCTGGTGGCGGGGCGGCTGCGGTTGCTGGTGGACGAGGCCAGCCCGGAGCGGCTGGCGGGGTTGCGGCGACGCGCCGGGGGCGCGCAACGTGAGGCACTGCTGCAAGCGCCCTACGGGAGAGCGTGGCTCGCGCTGGGAGAGGCGCTGTTTCCGCAAGGTCATCCGCTGGAAGGGACGGTGCTGGGGGCGCGCGACAACCCGGAGGTGGCGCGGGATCTGCTCGTCGCGGAGTCGCTGCGACGCGAGCGACAGGGTGGGAAGCCGGTGATCTCGATCTCGGGCGATCTGACGCGAGCCCAGGTGGAAGAGGCACTGGCGCGCGCGTTCGGCCACGCCGCGCGGGAGCTGGAGGCTTCGGTGGCCCCGCCGCTGCGCGAGCAGCGGGTGCTGGTGGAGGACACCGTGCCGGGGCCGCGGCTGTTCTATGGTTGGCTCGGCGTAGGGGAGGGCGAGGCAGGAGAAGCGTCGCTGCGGGTAGCGATGGAGATCCTCATCGGGACGCGGGTCGCGCGGCTCTCGAAGGTGCTGGTCACCGAGGGTCAGGTCGCCGCCGAGGTGAAGGGGCGGCTGGAGGTGGCGCCGAGAGGAAGCGTCGCGGCGCTGGAGATCGCGCCGGCAGCGGGGCGAGACGCGTCCCACGTGGAGCAGCGGCTGGAAGCGGAGCTGCTCTCGCTGGCGACCACGGGGCCGAGCTGGAACGAGCTGTCGCTCGCCAAGATCCTCTTGAAGCACCGGATCGAGCGCGAGGTCGGGCGAGGGAAATCAGGGGCGAGCGGAGCCGCGGTGCCAGCTCCTGGAATGGCTCCCCCCCTGACGGGGTTCCGGCTGCGTGACGCGCTGAGCCCGGGCAGCGTGGAGCGGCTGCTCAGCGATCTCGAAGACGTTTCGCAGACGACGGTGCGTCAGGCGGTGCGGCGCACGTTCGATCGACGCCACCGCGTCATCGTCAGCGCATGGCCGCGAGGTGCTGCAGCGCGGGCGGCCTCTGGAGGGCCGCTGCCCATGGCAGCGACCTCTGGAGGGCCGCCGCCCACGGCACAGGCAGATCCCGAGGTGACAAAGCCACCCTGA
- a CDS encoding SMI1/KNR4 family protein, whose product MPDLSAPLENPWPRIDRWLRAHAPFIGQQLSGPATVEALHALERSVRAPVPASLKEAYFAHDGAREERPTVFAAARVPREAEWARWMWWLPMYKARARHQFMLDLGIGWSDRWLPFGEDAGGNVLYVDLRSGEVFAWDHETGEGILVAPDLRTWMTWLADDMDARLVASRPDAEEEDLTLLDAPLAPLPVAPAVTAARTARSFLEVLEERGLVAVDEGMDQKSLLDALSTALAIRNAEKRRARTIAVLESEAAVEEIFADNEVLSVLIDEFG is encoded by the coding sequence ATGCCTGACTTGTCCGCACCTCTCGAGAACCCTTGGCCTCGTATCGATCGGTGGTTGCGTGCGCATGCGCCGTTCATCGGGCAGCAGCTCAGCGGCCCGGCGACGGTCGAGGCGCTGCACGCGCTGGAGCGGAGTGTGCGCGCGCCGGTACCGGCGTCGCTGAAGGAGGCGTACTTCGCGCATGACGGAGCACGCGAGGAGCGGCCGACGGTGTTCGCGGCGGCGCGTGTGCCACGGGAGGCGGAGTGGGCGCGGTGGATGTGGTGGCTGCCGATGTACAAGGCGCGCGCGCGGCACCAGTTCATGCTGGATCTCGGGATCGGGTGGTCGGATCGTTGGCTGCCGTTCGGTGAGGATGCCGGGGGGAACGTGCTGTACGTGGACCTCCGGTCGGGGGAGGTGTTCGCGTGGGATCACGAGACGGGGGAGGGGATCCTGGTGGCGCCGGATCTGCGCACGTGGATGACGTGGCTGGCCGATGACATGGACGCGCGCCTGGTGGCGAGCCGTCCCGATGCGGAGGAGGAGGATCTGACGCTGCTCGATGCGCCGCTGGCCCCGCTTCCCGTCGCACCGGCGGTCACGGCGGCGCGCACGGCGCGATCCTTTCTCGAGGTGCTGGAGGAGCGTGGGCTCGTCGCGGTCGACGAGGGGATGGATCAGAAGTCGCTGCTCGATGCGCTCAGCACGGCACTCGCGATCCGGAATGCGGAGAAGCGGCGAGCGCGGACCATCGCCGTGCTGGAGTCCGAGGCTGCCGTGGAGGAGATTTTTGCCGACAACGAGGTGCTGTCGGTGCTGATCGACGAGTTCGGCTGA
- a CDS encoding MarR family winged helix-turn-helix transcriptional regulator encodes MRPSIATPSSKDNPRLGDVLDFMRLLWAVDHGLQSMSKRMEAKIGVTGPQRLVIRIVGRYPGISAGELAEILELHPSTLTGVLRRLQERGIVERRADPKDGRRALFELTPRGKELDAMRVGTVESIVRSTIKTLPRRKIESAQEVLTTLAESLRPEDEE; translated from the coding sequence ATGCGTCCATCTATTGCGACGCCCAGCTCCAAGGACAACCCTCGGCTGGGTGACGTGCTTGACTTCATGAGGTTGCTCTGGGCCGTCGACCATGGACTCCAGTCCATGTCGAAACGAATGGAAGCGAAGATCGGCGTGACGGGCCCACAGCGCCTCGTCATCCGCATCGTCGGCCGCTACCCCGGCATCTCCGCCGGCGAGCTGGCGGAGATCCTCGAACTGCACCCCAGCACGCTCACCGGCGTCCTTCGACGCCTCCAGGAGCGTGGCATCGTCGAGCGCCGCGCCGACCCCAAGGACGGCCGCCGCGCGCTCTTCGAACTCACCCCCCGCGGCAAGGAGCTCGACGCCATGCGCGTGGGCACCGTCGAATCCATCGTCCGCTCCACCATCAAGACCCTGCCTCGGCGCAAGATCGAGTCTGCCCAGGAAGTGCTGACCACCCTCGCCGAGTCCCTGCGCCCCGAAGACGAAGAGTGA